Proteins from one Pseudomonas bijieensis genomic window:
- a CDS encoding collagen-like protein: protein MRKLCLLAALVCPWASAQVVQVESHSLMRLPNTTSTLTLERLDVADYGTLLVPSNVTELTIDQLHLGREARIAIVPAQQVLEMKVAQAELAEGSQITSRGAPGTYTKAARPGRDLNLRFNALNAPLLSVDARGGTGAPGFVGLDGANGQAPGCTWGSAGRGADGSNGSDGQPGAAGALVRLELPRAYPAEQIKVTVDGGAGGAAGHGGKPGVGGKAKGCLVYTADGGKSGRPGADGQPGPAGAAGAVTVQRF from the coding sequence ATGCGTAAATTGTGTCTGCTCGCCGCACTCGTATGCCCATGGGCTTCGGCCCAAGTGGTCCAGGTCGAAAGCCATTCGTTGATGCGTCTGCCCAACACCACCAGTACCCTGACCCTGGAGCGGCTGGACGTGGCCGACTACGGCACGCTGCTGGTGCCTTCCAATGTCACGGAACTGACCATCGACCAATTGCACCTGGGACGTGAAGCACGGATCGCCATCGTGCCGGCGCAGCAGGTATTGGAAATGAAAGTGGCCCAGGCTGAGTTGGCCGAGGGCAGCCAGATCACTTCACGCGGCGCACCGGGTACCTACACCAAGGCGGCGCGGCCGGGGCGGGATCTGAACCTGCGCTTCAATGCCTTGAATGCGCCGCTGTTGTCGGTGGATGCCCGTGGTGGCACCGGTGCGCCGGGTTTCGTCGGCCTGGACGGCGCCAATGGCCAGGCGCCAGGTTGCACCTGGGGGTCGGCCGGTCGCGGGGCCGACGGCAGCAACGGCAGCGATGGCCAGCCCGGTGCGGCCGGTGCACTGGTACGCCTTGAGCTGCCCCGGGCCTATCCTGCCGAGCAGATCAAGGTGACGGTGGACGGCGGCGCCGGTGGCGCGGCTGGGCACGGCGGCAAACCCGGTGTCGGTGGCAAGGCCAAGGGTTGTCTGGTCTATACCGCTGACGGCGGCAAGAGCGGCCGTCCGGGTGCCGATGGCCAGCCGGGGCCTGCCGGCGCGGCGGGGGCGGTGACGGTGCAGCGGTTCTGA
- a CDS encoding DUF1145 domain-containing protein → MVVLVNLIVPFVHPLHLLVNFAAAFLLALHLLELLVFRASFRGRPAPGRDRLRVLLFGIFHLQTLPTAPEASHA, encoded by the coding sequence CTGGTGGTGCTGGTCAACCTGATTGTGCCGTTCGTCCATCCGTTGCATCTGCTGGTCAATTTCGCCGCAGCGTTTTTACTGGCGCTCCATCTATTGGAACTGCTGGTGTTCAGGGCCAGTTTTCGTGGCCGTCCCGCGCCTGGCCGCGATCGCCTCAGAGTGCTGCTGTTCGGCATCTTCCATCTGCAAACCCTCCCGACCGCGCCAGAGGCTTCCCATGCGTAA